A genomic window from Vigna radiata var. radiata cultivar VC1973A chromosome 2, Vradiata_ver6, whole genome shotgun sequence includes:
- the LOC106756026 gene encoding alanine--tRNA ligase isoform X1: MKRGFGVRALLISFRNCNPVPPPLLPLSLPFRAARSLHSPSSPVAAMPGAETQHVEWPAKRVRDTFMGFFEGKNHVNWKSSPVVPFNDPTLLFANAGMNQFKPIFLGTADPNTALSKLSRACNTQKCIRAGGKHNDLDDVGKDTYHHTFFEMLGNWSFGNYFKVEAISWAWELLTEVYKLPSDRLYATYFGGDDKAGLAPDFEARDIWLKFLPPGRVLPFGCKDNFWEMGDTGPCGPCTEIHFDRIGNRDAASLVNNDDPTCIEIWNLVFIQFNREADGSLKPLPAKHVDTGMGFERLTSILQNKMSNYDTDVFMPIFDVIQKATGARPYSGKVGADDVDKVDMAYRVVADHIRTLSFAIADGSRPGNDGREYVLRRILRRAVRYGREVLKAKEGFFSGLVSVVVNLMGDVFPELKQQESHIRNVIEEEEESFGRTLIKGIEKFETAVQHVQGKTLSGEEAFVLWDTYGFPLDLTQLMAEEKGLVVDVKGFDRAMEAARERSRSAQTKQAGGAIVMDADATSALHKRGIAPTDDSFKYAWFKDHESVVQAIYTGSEFVDTVNTGEDVGLVLESTSFYAEQGGQIFDTGSLEGTIGSFQVHNTQVYGGFILHIGNGTGVSVGDRVVCKVDYGRRALIAPNHTCTHMLNFALREVLGNHVDQKGSIVLPEKLRFDFSHGKPVDTDNLRRIEAIVNEQIKAELDVSAKEATLAEAKRINGLRAVFGEVYPDPVRVVSIGQKVEDLLADPDNEKWLSISAELCGGTHISNTREAKAFALLSEEGIAKGIRRITAVTTDXAYDAMKVADELEQQVDEAAKLDGSLLEEKVSSLKNNVETISIPAAKKADIKSKIARLQDQVRKAQKQIAEENKRKAVNITAEKAELAASNGKTFCISRVDVGLDVAAVREAVTKVMDQKGLSVMVFSTDESTNKAVICAGVPEKGDKGKLDVAEWLSNALGPLKGRCGKGKGGLATGQGTDAAHVNEAMDLAEKFASMKLS; the protein is encoded by the exons ATGAAAAGAGGATTTGGTGTAAGAGCTTTGCTCATTTCCTTTCGAAACTGTAACCCTGTTCCGCCGCCGCTACTACCACTGTCACTCCCCTTTCGCGCCGCTAGATCTCTTCATTCGCCGTCGTCTCCCGTCGCAGCCATGCCTGGAGCTGAGACTCAGCATGTGGAGTGGCCGGCGAAGCGCGTGAGGGACACTTTCATGGGTTTCTTCGAAGGCAAGAATCACGTCAACTGGAAGTCCAGCCCCGTCGTTCCCTTCAATGACCCCACTCTTCTCTTCGCCAACGCTG GTATGAACCAGTTCAAGCCAATTTTTTTGGGTACCGCGGATCCCAACACTGCCTTGAGTAAACTGTCTCGTGCTTGCAACACACAAAAGTGCATTCGAGCGGGTGGTAAACACAATGATCTTGATGATGTAGGGAAGGACACCTACCATCACACCTTCTTTGAGATGTTGGGAAATTGGTCGTTCGGGAATTACTTTAAAGTAGAAGCCATCAGCTGGGCGTGGGAGCTTCTAACCGAA GTTTACAAGTTACCTTCAGATCGCTTGTATGCCACATATTTTGGTGGGGATGACAAGGCTGGTCTTGCCCCTGATTTTGAGGCTAGAGATATATGGCTGAAGTTTTTGCCTCCTGGACGTGTGCTTCCTTTTGGATGTAAG GACAATTTCTGGGAAATGGGTGATACTGGTCCTTGTGGACCTTGCACTGAAATACATTTTGACAGAATTGGTAACCGTGATGCTGCATCATTGGTAAATAACGATGATCCTACTTGCATTGAGATATGGAACCTTGTCTTTATTCAG TTCAATAGGGAGGCTGATGGCTCTCTTAAACCGCTTCCAGCAAAGCATGTTGATACGGGCATGGGTTTTGAACGACTGACCTCTAtactacaaaataaaatgagCAATTATGACACTGACGTCTTCATGCCAATCTTTGATGTTATTCAGAAG GCGACTGGTGCCAGACCATATTCTGGTAAAGTTGGAGCAGATGATGTAGATAAAGTTGACATGGCATACAGGGTTGTTGCAGATCATATCAGAACTCTTTCATTTGCCATTGCTGACGGGTCTCGTCCTG GTAATGATGGCCGTGAGTATGTTCTAAGACGAATACTTCGTCGAGCTGTGCGGTATGGACGAGAAGTGCTAAAAGCTAAAGAGGGATTTTTCAGTGG GCTTGTAAGTGTGGTGGTGAATTTGATGGGTGATGTTTTCCCTGAGCTAAAACAACAGGAAAGTCACATTCGGAATGTAATTGAAGAGGAGGAGGAAAGTTTTGGAAGAACCTTAATTAAG GGTATCGAGAAATTTGAGACAGCTGTTCAACATGTTCAGGGAAAGACACTGAGTGGGGAG GAAGCATTTGTCTTGTGGGATACATATGGATTCCCATTAGATCTCACtcag CTGATGGCTGAAGAAAAGGGATTAGTTGTTGATGTTAAAGGTTTTGATAGGGCAATGGAGGCTGCAAGAGAGAGATCCAGAAGTGCTCAAACAAAG CAAGCTGGTGGGGCCATTGTCATGGATGCTGATGCTACCTCTGCATTGCACAAAAGGGGCATAGCCCCAACAGATGATAGCTTCAAATATGCTTGGTTCAAG GACCATGAGAGTGTGGTACAAGCAATATATACTGGTTCTGAGTTTGTTGATACCGTTAATACTGGTGAGGATGTTGGTTTAGTTCTGGAATCTACAAGCTTCTATGCTGAGCAAGGTGGTCAG ATTTTTGATACTGGATCACTTGAGGGTACAATTGGTTCATTTCAAGTGCATAATACTCAAGTTTACGGAGGTTTTATTCTTCACATTGGTAATGGAACTGGTGTCTCTGTTGGTGACAGAGTAGTATGCAAG GTTGACTATGGAAGACGTGCCCTCATAGCCCCTAACCATACCTGCACGCACATGTTAAACTTTGCTCTTAGG GAAGTACTTGGCAATCATGTTGACCAGAAAGGATCCATTGTTCTACCTGAAAAATTGAGATTCGACTTTTCTCATG GCAAGCCTGTTGACACCGACAATTTAAGGAGAATTGAGGCAATTGTTAATGAACAAATTAAAGCTGAATTGGATGTAAGTGCAAAGGAAGCAACTCTTGCCGAAGCCAAGCGTATCAATGGTTTACGAGCTGTTTTTGGTGAA GTCTATCCCGATCCTGTTAGAGTTGTGTCAATTGGACAAAAAGTTGAGGATCTTCTTGCTGACCCTGACAATGAAAAATGGTTATCTATTTCAGCAGAATTATGTGGAG GCACCCATATTTCAAATACACGAGAGGCAAAAGCTTTTGCACTTTTATCTGAGGAGGGCATTGCAAAAGGCATACGCAGAATAACAGCTGTCACAACTGATCNTGCTTATGATGCAATGAAAGTGGCNGATGAATTGGAGCAGCAAGTAGATGAAGCAGCTAAGTTAGATGGAAGTTTGTTGGAAGAG AAAGTTTCATCTTTGAAAAACAATGTTGAAACGATATCAATTCCTGCTGCCAAGAAAGCTGACATCAAATCAAAGATAGCCCGACTTCag GACCAAGTGAGAAAAGCACAAAAGCAGATTGCTGAGGAAAACAAGCGTAAAGCTGTGAATATTACAGCTGAGAAAGCTGAGCTTGCTGCTTCTAACGGGAAAACCTTTTGCATATCTCGTGTTGATGTTGGTCTGGATGTGGCTGCAGTTCGTGAGGCTGTTACAAAAGTTATGGACCAAAAG GGtttatctgtgatggtttttaGCACGGATGAATCTACAAACAAGGCTGTAATTTGTGCTGGGGTGCCAGAGAAAGGAGATAAAGGTAAGCTGGATGTGGCAGAGTGGCTGAGTAATGCGTTGGGGCCTCTAAAAGGGAGATGTGGTAAAGGAAAAGGTGGTCTTGCAACGGGTCAG GGTACAGATGCAGCACACGTTAACGAGGCTATGGATCTTGCAGAAAAATTTGCATCAATGAAGTTGAGTTAA
- the LOC106756026 gene encoding alanine--tRNA ligase isoform X2, giving the protein MNFFVLQVYKLPSDRLYATYFGDDDKAGLAPDFEARDIWLKFLPPGRVLPFGCKDNFWEMGDTGPCGPCTEIHFDRIGNRDAASLVNNDDPTCIEIWNLVFIQFNREADGSLKPLPAKHVDTGMGFERLTSILQNKMSNYDTDVFMPIFDVIQKATGARPYSGKVGADDVDKVDMAYRVVADHIRTLSFAIADGSRPGNDGREYVLRRILRRAVRYGREVLKAKEGFFSGLVSVVVNLMGDVFPELKQQESHIRNVIEEEEESFGRTLIKGIEKFETAVQHVQGKTLSGEEAFVLWDTYGFPLDLTQLMAEEKGLVVDVKGFDRAMEAARERSRSAQTKQAGGAIVMDADATSALHKRGIAPTDDSFKYAWFKDHESVVQAIYTGSEFVDTVNTGEDVGLVLESTSFYAEQGGQIFDTGSLEGTIGSFQVHNTQVYGGFILHIGNGTGVSVGDRVVCKVDYGRRALIAPNHTCTHMLNFALREVLGNHVDQKGSIVLPEKLRFDFSHGKPVDTDNLRRIEAIVNEQIKAELDVSAKEATLAEAKRINGLRAVFGEVYPDPVRVVSIGQKVEDLLADPDNEKWLSISAELCGGTHISNTREAKAFALLSEEGIAKGIRRITAVTTDXAYDAMKVADELEQQVDEAAKLDGSLLEEKVSSLKNNVETISIPAAKKADIKSKIARLQDQVRKAQKQIAEENKRKAVNITAEKAELAASNGKTFCISRVDVGLDVAAVREAVTKVMDQKGLSVMVFSTDESTNKAVICAGVPEKGDKGKLDVAEWLSNALGPLKGRCGKGKGGLATGQGTDAAHVNEAMDLAEKFASMKLS; this is encoded by the exons atGAACTTTTTTGTGCTTCAGGTTTACAAGTTACCTTCAGATCGCTTGTATGCCACATATTTTGGTGATGATGACAAGGCTGGTCTTGCCCCTGATTTTGAGGCTAGAGATATATGGTTGAAGTTTTTGCCTCCTGGACGTGTGCTTCCTTTTGGATGTAAA GACAATTTCTGGGAAATGGGTGATACTGGTCCTTGTGGACCTTGCACTGAAATACATTTTGACAGAATTGGTAACCGTGATGCTGCATCATTGGTAAATAACGATGATCCTACTTGCATTGAGATATGGAACCTTGTCTTTATTCAG TTCAATAGGGAGGCTGATGGCTCTCTTAAACCGCTTCCAGCAAAGCATGTTGATACGGGCATGGGTTTTGAACGACTGACCTCTAtactacaaaataaaatgagCAATTATGACACTGACGTCTTCATGCCAATCTTTGATGTTATTCAGAAG GCGACTGGTGCCAGACCATATTCTGGTAAAGTTGGAGCAGATGATGTAGATAAAGTTGACATGGCATACAGGGTTGTTGCAGATCATATCAGAACTCTTTCATTTGCCATTGCTGACGGGTCTCGTCCTG GTAATGATGGCCGTGAGTATGTTCTAAGACGAATACTTCGTCGAGCTGTGCGGTATGGACGAGAAGTGCTAAAAGCTAAAGAGGGATTTTTCAGTGG GCTTGTAAGTGTGGTGGTGAATTTGATGGGTGATGTTTTCCCTGAGCTAAAACAACAGGAAAGTCACATTCGGAATGTAATTGAAGAGGAGGAGGAAAGTTTTGGAAGAACCTTAATTAAG GGTATCGAGAAATTTGAGACAGCTGTTCAACATGTTCAGGGAAAGACACTGAGTGGGGAG GAAGCATTTGTCTTGTGGGATACATATGGATTCCCATTAGATCTCACtcag CTGATGGCTGAAGAAAAGGGATTAGTTGTTGATGTTAAAGGTTTTGATAGGGCAATGGAGGCTGCAAGAGAGAGATCCAGAAGTGCTCAAACAAAG CAAGCTGGTGGGGCCATTGTCATGGATGCTGATGCTACCTCTGCATTGCACAAAAGGGGCATAGCCCCAACAGATGATAGCTTCAAATATGCTTGGTTCAAG GACCATGAGAGTGTGGTACAAGCAATATATACTGGTTCTGAGTTTGTTGATACCGTTAATACTGGTGAGGATGTTGGTTTAGTTCTGGAATCTACAAGCTTCTATGCTGAGCAAGGTGGTCAG ATTTTTGATACTGGATCACTTGAGGGTACAATTGGTTCATTTCAAGTGCATAATACTCAAGTTTACGGAGGTTTTATTCTTCACATTGGTAATGGAACTGGTGTCTCTGTTGGTGACAGAGTAGTATGCAAG GTTGACTATGGAAGACGTGCCCTCATAGCCCCTAACCATACCTGCACGCACATGTTAAACTTTGCTCTTAGG GAAGTACTTGGCAATCATGTTGACCAGAAAGGATCCATTGTTCTACCTGAAAAATTGAGATTCGACTTTTCTCATG GCAAGCCTGTTGACACCGACAATTTAAGGAGAATTGAGGCAATTGTTAATGAACAAATTAAAGCTGAATTGGATGTAAGTGCAAAGGAAGCAACTCTTGCCGAAGCCAAGCGTATCAATGGTTTACGAGCTGTTTTTGGTGAA GTCTATCCCGATCCTGTTAGAGTTGTGTCAATTGGACAAAAAGTTGAGGATCTTCTTGCTGACCCTGACAATGAAAAATGGTTATCTATTTCAGCAGAATTATGTGGAG GCACCCATATTTCAAATACACGAGAGGCAAAAGCTTTTGCACTTTTATCTGAGGAGGGCATTGCAAAAGGCATACGCAGAATAACAGCTGTCACAACTGATCNTGCTTATGATGCAATGAAAGTGGCNGATGAATTGGAGCAGCAAGTAGATGAAGCAGCTAAGTTAGATGGAAGTTTGTTGGAAGAG AAAGTTTCATCTTTGAAAAACAATGTTGAAACGATATCAATTCCTGCTGCCAAGAAAGCTGACATCAAATCAAAGATAGCCCGACTTCag GACCAAGTGAGAAAAGCACAAAAGCAGATTGCTGAGGAAAACAAGCGTAAAGCTGTGAATATTACAGCTGAGAAAGCTGAGCTTGCTGCTTCTAACGGGAAAACCTTTTGCATATCTCGTGTTGATGTTGGTCTGGATGTGGCTGCAGTTCGTGAGGCTGTTACAAAAGTTATGGACCAAAAG GGtttatctgtgatggtttttaGCACGGATGAATCTACAAACAAGGCTGTAATTTGTGCTGGGGTGCCAGAGAAAGGAGATAAAGGTAAGCTGGATGTGGCAGAGTGGCTGAGTAATGCGTTGGGGCCTCTAAAAGGGAGATGTGGTAAAGGAAAAGGTGGTCTTGCAACGGGTCAG GGTACAGATGCAGCACACGTTAACGAGGCTATGGATCTTGCAGAAAAATTTGCATCAATGAAGTTGAGTTAA
- the LOC106756378 gene encoding uncharacterized protein LOC106756378, with product MKLSLLTVFVITIASLCIIPVYRCSSSSQSQFQWQILTKQNFSSQIRLHNHLLLLVALPWSGEARSLMNDVSLAVSAKPIEFASLKLMRMHRNTEKVLADSIGATDEITLVYFHYSVSYKYRGRFRAQNILFSLYPYISLAPEEVPLAALNSPLDLRSFIDSTDKAIVLVDFCGWTPKLLAKSTKDNGTQNSFTVLGNHHGMDFSRGNSRMHVSRGKTNKKVADEDMCKAELGVDKGFCKAPWLGEFTLLNYGLLEGSEDRNHDVVHYCSSSEEFERFQSFYLKFMTVVREFFLPPERNRFGLVSNRSMLSSLGVGDYGPWFVVQYQAGCSSCSNILKVKDDLNHVLQMNNYYVKELEGNDQEPILPANKPSVLLFVDRSSESSETRRKSKEALEAFRDLAQHYHSSNQAGKKKNVSLDKYYHGLKSTYEHPRLKLSMPAHKVKLKEKISTVMIINEGKQVSLDNVPSDLQGSSLNEILAYLLQRKNDRKLSSLAKDLGFQLLSDDMDIGLASTQQPYSEVQSNQIPTETSEQGHVDTVVLDGDSYRSAGEVEENPKLTELSSRDDEVNRPSIITNEVIKSVQPGESVADNELSTTEFVRSETDDSSGGNKYEEELTHFLGFNGSFFYSDGNYQLLKRLTGGFGVPSLVIVDPIQQQHYVYPGEKSFNFSSLCDFLSEFLNRTLHPYQRSEHVLQGQKGPIHPPFVNLDFHEIDSIPQITAHSFSELAIGFNLSNKEDSSNAWNKDVLILFSNNWCSFCQRMEMVVREVYRAIKGYVNMLNSGSQNVEGISDHENLDHVMMKLPVIYLLDCTLNDCDLILKSLDQREVYPALILFPAEKKKPLLYEGDIAVIEVMKFVAEHGSNFHNLIREKVAVLWLSEREGKKKNLYDALLTDFNPEPLQSHSKYHGAQGLDQMLDQVVRPSPVSNGLHEALPHVGIGSVLIATEKLLGVHPFDGSKILIVAANEVTGFQGLILNKHIAWSLLPNLEEELEKLKEAPLSLGGPVMETGMPLLTLTRTVSGNYLPEILPGIYLLDQVTTIRKIEELKSTNEPVGDYWFFLGYSSWGWKQLYDEMAEGAWNLSEDATRHLNWP from the exons ATGAAGTTATCCTTATTGACCGTGTTTGTTATAACAATAGCATCGTTATGCATTATTCCAGTGTATCGATGTTCATCATCTTCTCAATCCCAATTTCAATGGCAGATCCTCACCAAGCAGAATTTCTCTTCACAGATCCGTCTCCATAATCACCTCCTCCTCCTCGTGGCGCTTCCCT GGTCTGGCGAGGCTCGATCTCTCATGAACGACGTTTCGCTTGCAGTTTCCGCTAAGCCTATAGAGTTCGCCTCTCTTAAACTCATGCGCATGCATAGAAACACCGAGAAGGTTCTAGCGGATTCTATAGGTGCTACCGATGAAATAACACTCGTTTATTTCCATTATTCTGTGTCTTATAAGTACCGTGGAAGATTCAGAGCTCAGAATATTCTGTTCTCGTTGTATCCTTATATATCCCTTGCACCTGAGGAGGTTCCTCTCGCGGCTCTCAATTCTCCTCTGGATTTAAGATCATTCATTGATTCCACTGACAAAGCTATTGTTCTAGTTGATTTTTGTGGTTGGACGCCCAAGTTACTCGCCAAAAGTACCAAAGATAACGGAACACAAAATAGTTTCACTGTGCTTG GGAATCACCATGGAATGGATTTTAGCAGAGGGAATAGTAGAATGCATGTGTCAAGGGGGAAGACTAACAAGAAGGTGGCTG ATGAGGACATGTGCAAGGCTGAACTTGGTGTTGATAAAGGGTTTTGTAAAGCTCCTTGGCTGGGGGAGTTTACCTTGTTAAATTATGGTCTTTTGGAGGGCTCCGAGGATAGGAATCATGATGTTGTACATTATTGTTCATCATCTGAAGAATTTGAGCGGTTTCAATCTTTTTACTTGAAATTCATGACTGTTGTGAGAGAATTCTTTTTGCCTCCGGAGCGAAACAGATTTGGCCTGGTTTCAAATAGGTCAATGCTTTCATCCCTAGGTGTTGGTGATTATGGCCCATGGTTTGTGGTTCAGTACCAGGCTGGATGTTCAAGTTGTTCAAATATTCTTAAAGTAAAGGATGACTTAAACCATGTTTTGCAGatgaataattattatgttaaagAG cTGGAAGGTAATGATCAAGAGCCCATTCTACCAGCAAATAAGCCATCTGTACTTCTATTTGTTGATAGATCATCCGAATCCTCAGAAACTAGGAGAAAAAGTAAGGAAGCTCTTGAAGCTTTTAGAGATTTGGCACAACATTATCATAGTTCGAATCAAgcaggtaaaaagaaaaatgtcagTCTTGATAAATATTATCATGGTTTGAAGAGTACATATGAACATCCTAGATTAAAGTTATCTATGCCAGCTCATAAGGTTAAACTAAAAGAGAAGATTTCTACGGTCATGATTATAAATGAGGGTAAGCAAGTTAGTTTAGACAATGTACCTTCTGATCTTCAAGGGAGTTCTTTGAATGAAATATTGGCCTATCTCCTCCAGCGAAAGAATGATAGAAAACTAAGCTCCCTAGCAAAGGATTTAGGCTTCCAACTTTTATCCGATGATATGGATATCGGGTTAGCCAGTACACAACAACCATATTCAGAAGTTCAGTCAAATCAAATTCCAACAGAAACCTCTGAACAGGGCCATGTGGATACTGTGGTGCTAGATGGGGATTCTTATAGATCTGCTGGAGAGGTTGAGGAAAATCCCAAATTGACTGAGCTATCTTCTCGGGATGATGAAGTGAATAGACCTTCTATCATCACAAATGAGGTGATAAAGTCTGTGCAGCCTGGGGAATCTGTTGCAGATAATGAACTTTCTACTACCGAATTTGTAAGATCAGAAACAGATGATTCTTCAGGTGGGAACAAGTATGAGGAAGAACTGACTCATTTTCTTGGTTTTAATGGTTCATTTTTCTATTCTGATGGTAACTATCAATTACTTAAAAGACTCACGGGTGGTTTTGGAGTTCCATCTTTGGTTATAGTTGATCCCATTCAGCAGCAACATTATGTTTATCCCGGTGAGAAAAGTTTCAACTTTTCTTCActgtgtgattttctttctGAGTTTCTTAATAGAACTCTACATCCATATCAGCGGTCAGAACATGTACTTCAAGGTCAAAAGGGGCCCATCCATCCTCCATTtgttaatttggattttcatGAGATAGATTCTATACCTCAAATCACGGCTCATAGTTTCTCTGAACTTGCTATTGGTTTTAATCTTTCTAACAAAGAAGACTCTTCCAATGCATGGAATAAAGATGTCTTGATCTTGTTCAGCAATAACTGGTGTTCTTTCTGCCAGAGAATGGAAATGGTTGTTCGTGAAGTCTATCGGGCCATCAAGGGCTATGTAAATATGTTAAACAGTGGATCTCAGAACGTGGAAGGTATATCTGATCATG AAAATTTGGATCATGTCATGATGAAGCTTCCGGTGATCTACTTATTGGATTGTACTTTGAATGATTGTGATTTGATACTGAAGTCATTAGACCAG AGGGAAGTTTATCCTGCTCTAATTTTATTTCCAGCAGAGAAGAAGAAACCTCTTCTTTATGAAGGCGATATCGCTGTAATCGAGGTTATGAAATTTGTAGCAGAACACGGAAGTAACTTTCATAATCTTATCAGAGAAAAAG TGGCAGTTCTGTGGCTATCTGAAAGagaaggcaaaaagaaaaacttatatgATGCTTTGCTAACTGATTTCAACCCAGAACCACTTCAATCACACAGCAAATATCATGGAGCCCAAGGTCTTGACCAAATGCTAGACCAGGTGGTTAGACCTAGCCCAGTGAGTAATGGACTGCATGAAGCATTGCCTCACGTGGGGATTGGTTCAGTTCTAATTGCCACAGAAAAGCTTTTGGGCGTTCATCCGTTTGATGGATCAAAGATTCTCATTGTTGCAGCCAATGAAGTAACTGGATTTCAAGGTCTTATCCTCAACAAACATATAGCATGGAGTCTTCTGCCTAATCTGGAAGAAGAATTGGAAAAATTGAAAGAGGCTCCTCTCTCCCTGGGAGGTCCAGTAATGGAAACTGGAATGCCTCTTTTAACCTTAACTAGAACGGTTTCTGGAAATTATTTACCTGAAATCCTACCTGGAATTTACTTACTTGATCAAGTAACCACAATTCGTAAAATCGAAGAACTGAAGTCCACAAATGAACCAGTTGGAGATTACTGGTTTTTCTTGGGATATTCAAGTTGGGGATGGAAACAGTTATATGATGAGATGGCAGAAGGAGCTTGGAACTTGAGTGAGGATGCAACGAGACACTTAAATTGGCCGTGA
- the LOC106755558 gene encoding large ribosomal RNA subunit accumulation protein YCED homolog 2, chloroplastic produces MANAGNLVSQRSFNPIFNPYHYSIDKLNNTFRLFSRIPSYNNATVTVTASSKRKDDFNSPLIGKNTSRGARRLITISPGDGRYHGDWTSDYLVSLHDLDLQDLVEDDGNSRKNAQVFINLSVQKHASFGLSVDGRVTTSFTRKCSNCSTPYCRQIEAKFNVWVLIAPKDDRKQPQLEIGDDPNVIYVRPGHEVDLDSLVQDAIRLNSAVKDCCSELCEKTEGTIQYITGQSQASVDKRWSRLLALKKTNL; encoded by the exons ATGGCAAATGCAGGAAATCTGGTATCGCAAAGGAGCTTCAATCCAATATTCAATCCATACCACTACTCCATAGATAAGCTCAACAACACCTTCAGGTTGTTCTCTCGGATTCCCTCTTACAATAATGCCACTGTCACTGTCACTGCTTCTTCCAAAAGAAAGGATGACTTTAACTCTCCTTTG ATTGGGAAGAACACCAGCAGAGGTGCTCGCCGTTTGATCACAATATCACCTGGTGATGGCAGATATCACGGGGATTGGACAAGTGATTATCTTGTCTCTTTGCACGACCTAGACTTACAGGATTTGGTTGAAGACGATGGTAACTCACGTAAGAATGCACAAGTTTTCATCAATCTCTCCGTCCAAAAG CATGCTAGCTTTGGTTTATCCGTAGATGGAAGAGTCACCACATCCTTCACTAGAAAGTGCAGCAACTGTTCTACTCCCTATTGCCGACAG ATTGAAGCAAAATTTAACGTATGGGTTCTTATAGCACCTAAAGACGACCGCAAGCAACCACAACTTGAAATTGGAGATGACCCTAAT GTAATATATGTTAGACCTGGACACGAAGTTGATCTCGATTCTCTTGTACAAGATGCCATCCGACTAAACTCAGCAGTAAAA GACTGTTGCTCTGAATTATGCGAGAAAACTGAGGGTACAATACAGt atATAACTGGACAAAGTCAGGCTTCGGTTGATAAAAGGTGGTCTAGACTATTGGcactaaagaaaacaaatttatga
- the LOC106755721 gene encoding DPH4 homolog, which yields MVLDKNAIQETHYKVLNVKEDANYEEIRASYRSAVLSLHPDKLLKSSETSNSNEINGERFLKVQKAWEILSDSSSRSCYDKELRSTRQDFLAAEVAEDLSLEDMMVEDAGEALELLYQCRCGDYFSVDSLELKKMGYSLLREGSGISILNVDTLPGSVILPCGSCSLKARLLISMDDI from the coding sequence atggttCTAGACAAGAATGCGATTCAGGAAACCCATTATAAGGTTCTTAATGTGAAAGAAGATGcaaattatgaagaaattcGTGCGAGTTATCGCAGTGCTGTACTCAGCTTACATCCTGATAAGCTATTGAAGTCGTCGGAGACATCCAACAGTAATGAAATAAATGGAGAGAGATTTCTGAAAGTACAGAAGGCATGGGAAATTCTGAGTGATTCAAGCTCCCGCTCTTGTTATGATAAGGAGCTGCGAAGCACAAGACAGGATTTCTTGGCTGCTGAAGTTGCGGAGGATTTAAGCTTAGAGGATATGATGGTTGAAGATGCTGGAGAAGCATTGGAACTGTTGTATCAATGCCGATGCGGTGATTACTTTTCTGTAGATTCATTGGAACTGAAGAAAATGGGATATTCCTTATTGAGGGAGGGAAGTGGGATATCTATACTCAATGTTGATACTTTACCAGGATCGGTGATTCTTCCTTGTGGATCTTGTTCATTGAAAGCTCGTCTGTTAATCAGTATGGATGacatttga